The genomic DNA TCGGGAACCTTTCAATGCTTCACGATTAGCCCAGGCTGCAGCTGTTGCTGCTTTGGATGATCATTCATTTGTCGATGAATGTTCTCGAAAAAACAGACAGGGCCTTGAAGCTTTTTATGACTTCTGTGACATATTTCAGTTAAAGTATTTTCCATCACAGACGAATTTTATCTTAATTGATTTCGGTGTGTCCGGTGATGTGATTTATAACTATCTATTAAAGCAAGGCTATATTGTTCGATCGGGAGAAGCGTTAGGTTATCCCAATGGTGTAAGAATAACAATCGGGACAGAAGCGGATAATGAAGCGGTTATTCAACATTTAAAGGATTATATCCATGACAGATAAGGTTTTGATTGCGGGTCTTGGACTCATCGGCGGTTCGTTGGCCAAGGCCATTCGCAATGTACATCCAGATGTCCATTTGATGGGTTATGATGTTGATGAAGATATTCTGAACCGGGCTAAGGTCTTAGGTGTTATCGATGAAACAACGACAAGTTTAGCAACTGCCAAGACGGCTGATGTTATCATTTTAGCCGCTCCAGTAAACAACATATTGTCATTAATGACAGAATTGTCAGGGTATGATCTTAAGGATGACGTCATTATCACGGATGTTGGCAGCACAAAGCAGAATATTACCGCTGCAGCCAAACGGGATTTTGCTGGACAATACACCTTTATTGGCGGACATCCGATGGCGGGTTCTCATAAAACGGGTGTAGATGCCGCACAAGCTCATCTGTTTGAAAATGCCTATTATTTTTTGACACCGATTCACGTCGAAGATAAAGCATCACTAGACCAATTGATTGAGTTATTAAAAGGCACTCGTGCCAAATTCACACCGATTACACCTGATGAACATGATCGTGTCGTCGGTGTGATTAGCCACTTTCCTCACGTTGCCGCTTCGGGTCTTGTCCATCACCTTATGAATGTTGCTGAAACGGGTTCCCAGAATGTCCGAAAGTTAGCGGCAGGAGGGTTTCGTGACATTACTCGGATTGCGTCATCAGATCCAAAAATGTGGGCGGATATTGTTCTTGACAATCAATCAGTGCTTCTCGACTTGTTTGAGGAATGGCAACAAGTGATGGATCGTGCTAAATCCATGATCCAAACTGGCAATTGGGAACAAATTTATACCTATTTTTCCGATGCTAAAGTTTACCGTGACCAGTTCCCTGTCAAAGACAAGAGAGTGGCGCCGGCATTTTATGATTTGTATGTTGATGTTAATGACGAACCAGGTGTGATAGCTAAATTAACGGAAATGATTGGTGCCGCTGGTGTCAATATTCAAAATATTGGTGTGATTGAATGGCGTGAAAATATTTTAGGCGTGTTAAGGTTGACGTTTTCCCGTGAACCTGATCGTCGAGCAGCGACGGCCATTCTAGAGGGCAATCAATATAAAACTTATATTAATGATTAGGTGATTGACATGAAAACAACAACTTTAGCACCACCTACTGGATCCCTAGCAGGCACCATTGAAATCCCTGGTGATAAATCGATATCACATCGGGCGGCGATTTTTGGTGCTATGGCTAAAGGAGAAACTATTATCGAGGGATTTTTGTCATCAGAAGATTGCCTACGAACCCTTGAGAGTCTTTCAATGCTTGGAGTACGTATCAATAAAGAAAATGACGTTGTCACCATCAAAAGTGATGGATACGACGCTTTTACTGAGCCCGAGCGTGTCCTTGATATGGGTAACTCTGGTACAACGATCCGTCTGTTGCTTGGTGTGCTCGCGGCACGGCCATTTTATTCGGTTTTAGCAGGTGATGAGTCTTTACATAAACGGCCCATGGGCCGGGTTATCCGTCCGCTATCACAAATGGGTGCATCGTTTTTGGGCAGGGATCGTGGAAACTTAGCCCCACTAACTGTTAATGGCGGTTCGCTACAGGCCATGGCATATGAATCACAAATGGCGAGTGGTCAGGTCAAATCAGCGATTCTGTTAGCTGGTATACAAACGAATGGGGGCACCAGTGTGACAGAACCTGCTCAGTCCCGTGATCATACTGAAAGGATGATTCCTGCTTTTGGCGGGAACTTGGAGCAGTATGAACTTACCTCAACCGTCAAGGGGCCGCAAATGCTTCACGGGGCTCATGTTAAAGTTCCAGGAGATATTTCTTCAGCGGCGTTTTTTATTGCTGCTGCGCTAATAACACCTGGAAGTGATGTCATGCTTCGCAATGTCGGTATGAATCCAACCCGCACCGGTATTCTGAATGTGCTGGATGCCATGGGCGCTGACTATCAAGTGGTTAATGAAACTCATTTTAATCAAGAACCTGTGGCTGATTTACGTATTCGCTATTCAGAATTACAATCCACTGTTATTGAAGGAGATTTAATTCCACGATTAATTGATGAAATCCCAGTGATTGCGTTAATGGCCACACAAGCTCAAGGAACAACAACCATTCGTGATGCCGAAGAATTAAGGGTAAAGGAAAC from Tuberibacillus sp. Marseille-P3662 includes the following:
- a CDS encoding prephenate dehydrogenase; the protein is MTDKVLIAGLGLIGGSLAKAIRNVHPDVHLMGYDVDEDILNRAKVLGVIDETTTSLATAKTADVIILAAPVNNILSLMTELSGYDLKDDVIITDVGSTKQNITAAAKRDFAGQYTFIGGHPMAGSHKTGVDAAQAHLFENAYYFLTPIHVEDKASLDQLIELLKGTRAKFTPITPDEHDRVVGVISHFPHVAASGLVHHLMNVAETGSQNVRKLAAGGFRDITRIASSDPKMWADIVLDNQSVLLDLFEEWQQVMDRAKSMIQTGNWEQIYTYFSDAKVYRDQFPVKDKRVAPAFYDLYVDVNDEPGVIAKLTEMIGAAGVNIQNIGVIEWRENILGVLRLTFSREPDRRAATAILEGNQYKTYIND
- the aroA gene encoding 3-phosphoshikimate 1-carboxyvinyltransferase, with the translated sequence MKTTTLAPPTGSLAGTIEIPGDKSISHRAAIFGAMAKGETIIEGFLSSEDCLRTLESLSMLGVRINKENDVVTIKSDGYDAFTEPERVLDMGNSGTTIRLLLGVLAARPFYSVLAGDESLHKRPMGRVIRPLSQMGASFLGRDRGNLAPLTVNGGSLQAMAYESQMASGQVKSAILLAGIQTNGGTSVTEPAQSRDHTERMIPAFGGNLEQYELTSTVKGPQMLHGAHVKVPGDISSAAFFIAAALITPGSDVMLRNVGMNPTRTGILNVLDAMGADYQVVNETHFNQEPVADLRIRYSELQSTVIEGDLIPRLIDEIPVIALMATQAQGTTTIRDAEELRVKETNRIDATVTELSKLGVEIEETRDGMIIHGHPGQAFTGAKTTSYGDHRIGMTLAVASCNADTPVTIDDIEAIDVSFPGFLSILNSIK